The Arachis ipaensis cultivar K30076 chromosome B10, Araip1.1, whole genome shotgun sequence DNA window CGGGGCCAGAGCGCCATTATTTATGGAAACAATAAAAACGAAAACGGAAACAAAAAAGTGTAAACGCAACGCAAGGTATAAAATGACATTGACACACACCATCCCCCTCTCTCTTCCCCACACACCTCACTCGCTCCTAATTTTAatccaaaatccaaatccaaatccCAATCCCTCTAATCTCACCCCTCCTTTAACTTTTTGAAATTTTGCCTTTTTTCCTCAACATTATCGAATCAAAATCAATATTTagcaaaaaatacaaaatgaataAAACCAAAGAAAAGTACGAAACGGAATTTTTCACAAATCTGTGGCTGAGCCGTCACCTCACCGCAACTCAAGTCGGCAATTACAACTACGCGCTCCCCTCGTCATCTCCATTCTCCATTTTCAATAACAAAACCAACCCACCTTCCCATAATTACATTAAAATATCTCCCAAATATTAAATTCCAACCTCGCATTTATCATCCCATACTACTTTACTCAATTTACTTTTCTACAAAAAAGTCAAAAACTCATTCTTACAAGTTCTGTTTCATTAATAacgaaaaataattatattaaaaaataaattacaaaaattaacaTCTAGGGCATCTGCCACTCTCGTCGACGCCTGGGGCCGCCGCTACCTTGAGCTCAACCGCGGCAATCTTCGTCAGAAGGATTGGCAGGACGTTGCTGACACCGTCAACGCCCTCCATGGCCACACCAAGAAGACTCACCGAACCGATGTCCAGTGTAAGAACCGAATCGACACCATTAAGAAGAAATACAAGGTCGAGAAGGCTAGGGTTACGGCCTCCAACGGTACCGTTTCGTCCTCCTGGCCCTTCTTCGAGAAATTGGACGCGTTGATTGGCCCTAACTTCAACGCAAAGAAGAATTCCTCTTCGCCGTCCCCGTCTCCTCCAGTGGCTCTCCCGTTGTTGCCGTATCGGAAGGCCTCTGTGCCGGCTGTTTCTCCCGTTACTGCTGTGCCACCAGCCGCCGTGGCGCTGCCGCAGAAGCGGTCGGCGGCGGCAGCGATGGACGATGGGTACTTCAGGAGGAATTATTCGGCGAT harbors:
- the LOC107623687 gene encoding trihelix transcription factor ASIL2 (The sequence of the model RefSeq protein was modified relative to this genomic sequence to represent the inferred CDS: added 86 bases not found in genome assembly); protein product: MPDFNDSAVPTPPPNPRPMPVREDCWTEEASATLVDAWGRRYLELNRGNLRQKDWQDVADTVNALHGHTKKTHRTDVQCKNRIDTIKKKYKVEKARVTASNGTVSSSWPFFEKLDALIGPNFNAKKNSSSPSPSPPVALPLLPYRKASVPAVSPVTAVPPAAVALPQKRSAAAAMDDGYFRRNYSAMAAAAAAAEADEEYEDEEEEEEEDEEEEEEDGRGSEVEEGERDREGMRRLAKAIERFGEVYERVEAQKLKQMVDLEKQRMQFAKDLEVQRMQMFMDTQVQLERIKRGKRSGSNDMYS